One Phycisphaera mikurensis NBRC 102666 DNA window includes the following coding sequences:
- a CDS encoding phospholipase D-like domain-containing protein has product MPFLPPDATPWWATAILLADVVLRLGTCVRILMRRHDVELSLAWLVVVLVFPFAGSAAYWLLGEIRIGRRAALRSLDPHADTEAYLRGLRERAGAPGIGDALDRRFTPLAVQAERATGVPALPGNRLKLLPRTGAAFKRLAGAIDRARSRVEMVYYIFMDGPASVPVMDALVAAARRGVACRVLVDALGSRSFLRKSPQVERLRAAGVELVAALPSNPWRMLIRRVDLRNHRKLAVIDQEIAFTGSMNLVGPRRLKKAAEVGPWVDCMVEVAGPAVGPLHAVFLEDWKAEKQPMPALLEGHRLPWEPLRERRERPRTRGVSVAGEGRPRSPQARDRIDDPPGYDPHAEPERGTSWVQVVPSGPHLTGQSIRELLLTAVYAARRRVVLTTPYFIPDEAVLVALTSAAARGVEVALVVPEVLDSALAQAAGEAHLGDLLEAGVGVHLYRGGLLHTKSVTVDGDLSIIGTVNLDARSFYLNFELSLLVYDPAFTRELVTLQEEYVARSLPLSMEAWEARSFPRRLIRNGARLVGPLL; this is encoded by the coding sequence ATGCCCTTCCTGCCGCCTGACGCCACGCCCTGGTGGGCGACCGCGATCCTCCTCGCGGACGTCGTTCTGCGGCTGGGAACCTGCGTGCGGATCCTGATGCGTCGCCACGACGTCGAGCTCTCGCTCGCCTGGCTCGTCGTCGTGCTCGTCTTCCCGTTCGCCGGCTCGGCCGCGTACTGGCTGCTGGGCGAGATCCGCATCGGCCGCCGCGCGGCCCTGCGATCGCTCGACCCGCACGCCGACACCGAGGCTTACCTGCGCGGCCTGCGTGAGCGGGCCGGGGCGCCGGGCATCGGCGACGCGCTGGACCGCCGCTTCACGCCGCTGGCCGTCCAGGCCGAGCGAGCGACCGGCGTGCCGGCCCTGCCGGGCAACCGGCTGAAGCTGCTGCCGCGGACCGGCGCCGCCTTCAAGCGGCTCGCCGGAGCGATCGATCGGGCCCGGAGCCGCGTCGAGATGGTCTACTACATCTTCATGGACGGCCCGGCGAGCGTGCCGGTGATGGACGCCCTCGTCGCCGCCGCCCGACGCGGCGTCGCCTGCCGCGTGCTCGTCGATGCCCTGGGCAGCCGGTCGTTCCTGCGGAAGTCCCCGCAGGTGGAGCGGCTGCGTGCCGCCGGCGTCGAGCTCGTCGCCGCGCTGCCCAGCAACCCCTGGCGGATGCTGATCCGCCGCGTCGACCTGCGGAACCACCGCAAGCTCGCCGTCATCGACCAAGAGATCGCCTTCACCGGCTCGATGAACCTCGTCGGCCCGCGCCGGCTGAAGAAGGCCGCCGAGGTCGGGCCCTGGGTGGACTGCATGGTCGAGGTCGCCGGCCCCGCGGTGGGCCCGCTCCACGCGGTCTTCCTGGAGGATTGGAAGGCCGAGAAGCAGCCCATGCCGGCGCTGCTGGAGGGCCACCGCCTGCCGTGGGAGCCGCTGCGCGAGCGGCGGGAGCGGCCGCGGACGCGGGGCGTCAGCGTCGCGGGGGAGGGACGACCGCGGTCGCCCCAAGCCCGCGACCGGATCGACGATCCGCCGGGCTACGACCCCCACGCCGAGCCCGAACGCGGCACCAGCTGGGTGCAGGTCGTGCCGTCGGGGCCGCACCTCACCGGGCAGAGCATCCGCGAGCTGCTGCTCACGGCGGTGTACGCCGCCCGCCGCCGCGTCGTGCTCACCACGCCGTACTTCATCCCCGACGAGGCCGTGCTCGTCGCGCTGACCTCCGCGGCCGCCCGCGGGGTCGAGGTGGCGCTGGTCGTGCCCGAGGTGCTCGACAGCGCGCTGGCGCAGGCCGCCGGCGAGGCCCACCTCGGCGACCTGCTCGAAGCCGGCGTCGGCGTGCACCTGTACCGCGGCGGGCTGCTGCACACCAAGAGCGTCACCGTCGACGGCGACCTGTCGATCATCGGCACCGTCAACCTCGACGCCCGCAGCTTCTACCTGAACTTCGAGCTCTCGCTGCTCGTGTACGACCCGGCCTTCACGCGCGAGCTCGTGACGCTGCAGGAGGAGTACGTCGCTCGGTCCTTGCCGCTGTCGATGGAGGCTTGGGAGGCGCGTTCCTTCCCGCGCCGGCTGATCCGCAATGGTGCGCGGCTGGTCGGCCCGCTGCTCTGA
- a CDS encoding thymidylate synthase, producing the protein MLSYLSLLRDVRDHGVFRPDRTGTGTRSVFGRQLRFDLSDEGPGFPLLTTKKIHWKSVVHELLWFLRGETNVRSLQAEGVRIWDAWADADGELGPVYGKQWRSWGSGDGSADRRTFDQISAAVRGLREDPFSRRLVVSAWNVGELERMALAPCHALFQFYAAPEPAAPELPPRLSCQLYQRSADLFLGVPFNTASYALLTLMMARVTGLRPGEFVHTFGDAHLYENHLAQADEQLARTPGPLPKVVLHGTPDDPGGFGFEDVELVGYQPQPAIRAAVAV; encoded by the coding sequence GTGCTCTCCTACCTCTCCCTCCTCCGCGACGTCCGCGACCACGGGGTCTTCCGGCCCGATCGCACCGGCACCGGCACGCGGTCGGTCTTCGGCCGTCAGCTCCGCTTCGATCTCTCCGACGAGGGGCCGGGCTTCCCGCTGCTGACGACCAAGAAGATTCACTGGAAGTCGGTCGTCCACGAGCTGCTCTGGTTCCTCCGCGGGGAGACCAACGTCCGGAGCCTGCAGGCCGAGGGCGTGCGGATCTGGGATGCCTGGGCCGACGCGGACGGCGAGCTCGGGCCGGTCTACGGGAAGCAGTGGCGGAGCTGGGGAAGCGGCGACGGATCCGCGGACCGTCGCACGTTCGATCAGATCTCGGCCGCGGTCCGCGGCCTGCGGGAGGACCCCTTCAGCCGCCGGCTCGTCGTCTCCGCCTGGAACGTCGGCGAGCTGGAGCGGATGGCCCTCGCCCCCTGCCACGCGCTGTTCCAGTTCTACGCGGCCCCCGAGCCGGCCGCTCCGGAGCTGCCGCCGCGCCTCTCCTGCCAGCTCTACCAGCGGTCGGCCGACCTGTTCCTGGGCGTGCCCTTCAACACCGCCAGCTACGCCCTGCTCACGCTGATGATGGCTCGTGTCACCGGGCTCCGCCCCGGCGAGTTCGTGCACACCTTCGGCGACGCCCACCTCTACGAGAACCACCTGGCTCAGGCCGACGAGCAGCTGGCCCGGACGCCCGGGCCCCTGCCGAAGGTGGTGCTGCACGGAACGCCCGACGATCCGGGTGGCTTCGGATTCGAGGACGTCGAGCTGGTGGGCTACCAGCCGCAGCCGGCGATCCGCGCGGCGGTGGCCGTGTGA
- a CDS encoding response regulator transcription factor — MRASPDGSTQPEGGSEAIHPNAGEMYRVLIVDDDPDHATLLEMEMRRVEGMAFRFTVCRSTEEADERMEEAAIDLGLVDYWLHGETTQRWLKTMNERMPDVPLIVTSSAGDEYIAAEVTRLGASRYLRKDDITPERLGEVIRDVLRDAAEVRERLAPQRLARERLATLTPRERQVLFQVTRGLLTKEIASELGCAEGTVKIHRAHIMEKTGAGSLAGVVRLALETGLYAGETSP, encoded by the coding sequence ATGAGAGCCAGTCCTGACGGATCCACGCAGCCCGAGGGTGGGAGCGAGGCGATCCACCCGAACGCCGGAGAGATGTACCGCGTGCTGATCGTCGACGACGATCCCGACCACGCCACGCTGCTGGAGATGGAGATGCGGCGGGTGGAGGGCATGGCCTTCCGCTTCACCGTGTGCCGGTCGACCGAGGAGGCGGACGAGCGGATGGAAGAAGCGGCGATCGACCTCGGCCTGGTCGACTACTGGCTGCACGGGGAGACGACGCAGCGCTGGCTCAAGACGATGAACGAGCGGATGCCCGACGTCCCGCTCATCGTCACCAGCAGCGCCGGCGACGAGTACATCGCCGCCGAGGTCACCCGCCTGGGAGCCTCCCGGTACCTCCGCAAGGACGACATCACCCCCGAGCGGCTCGGCGAGGTCATCCGGGACGTGCTGAGGGACGCCGCCGAGGTCCGCGAGCGCCTCGCCCCGCAGCGGCTCGCCCGCGAGCGGCTGGCCACGCTGACCCCCCGCGAGCGGCAGGTGCTCTTCCAGGTCACCCGCGGGCTGCTGACCAAGGAGATCGCGAGCGAGCTGGGGTGCGCGGAGGGCACCGTGAAGATCCACCGGGCCCACATCATGGAGAAGACCGGCGCGGGCTCGCTCGCCGGCGTGGTGCGGCTGGCGCTGGAGACCGGGCTCTACGCCGGCGAGACCTCGCCGTGA
- a CDS encoding ABC transporter permease translates to MSLAAPVPTPADALGGRSAAPPRTRPFGGAGGMAAGLALATREWVRFFRQRHRVVAAVATPLLLWLLLGLGLRDAFVPGAAAVEGGGAAGSLAFYYPGAVVLTVLFTSIFTCISVIEDRQEGFLQGVLASRAPRWSVAAGKVLGGAAIAVAQGLALIGLGLLVFPAPSPAGLAAAVAALVVLSVMLTALGLCFAWPMRSTSGYHGVMNLVLMPMWLLSGGLFPASTAAPPLQWAMRLNPLAHGHELFAAGFAGVRPALASPATSWAVVLATTAGLLVIATARVTRPVREDAT, encoded by the coding sequence GTGAGCCTCGCCGCCCCCGTGCCCACGCCCGCCGACGCCCTCGGCGGCCGCTCCGCCGCCCCGCCGCGCACCCGCCCGTTCGGCGGCGCCGGCGGGATGGCGGCCGGGTTGGCGCTCGCCACGCGGGAGTGGGTGCGGTTCTTCCGCCAGCGGCACCGGGTGGTCGCCGCCGTCGCCACGCCGCTGCTGCTCTGGCTCCTGCTGGGGTTGGGCCTGCGTGACGCCTTCGTCCCGGGGGCGGCGGCGGTGGAGGGCGGCGGGGCCGCGGGCAGCCTGGCGTTCTACTACCCCGGCGCGGTGGTGCTGACCGTCCTGTTCACCTCGATCTTCACCTGCATCAGCGTGATCGAGGACCGCCAGGAGGGCTTCCTCCAGGGCGTGCTGGCCAGCCGGGCCCCGCGGTGGTCCGTCGCGGCGGGCAAGGTGCTCGGCGGGGCGGCCATCGCGGTGGCGCAGGGGCTGGCTCTGATCGGCCTGGGTCTTCTGGTCTTCCCCGCGCCGTCGCCTGCGGGCCTCGCCGCGGCCGTGGCGGCGCTGGTGGTGCTCTCGGTGATGCTCACGGCGCTGGGGCTCTGCTTCGCCTGGCCGATGCGCTCGACCTCCGGGTACCACGGCGTCATGAACCTGGTGCTCATGCCGATGTGGCTGCTCTCCGGCGGGCTCTTCCCCGCGTCGACGGCGGCGCCGCCGCTGCAGTGGGCGATGCGGCTGAACCCGCTGGCCCACGGCCACGAGCTCTTCGCCGCGGGCTTCGCGGGCGTGCGGCCGGCGCTCGCCTCGCCGGCGACGTCGTGGGCGGTGGTCCTCGCCACCACGGCGGGCCTGCTCGTGATCGCCACCGCCCGCGTGACGCGGCCGGTGCGGGAGGACGCGACATGA
- a CDS encoding UTP--glucose-1-phosphate uridylyltransferase, with product MPTLAERHEAAERTLQEAGQGHVLAFYGDLDDAGKEQLLGQVEGIDWPEVARLVESHVKRRPSADLPDDVSAPEVFPADPPADRERAYADARAAGEELLRGGKVAAFCVAGGQGTRLGWDAPKGTFPATPVRGLSLFGVFAEQLLRVKTRYGQQPPLYVLTSGVNHADTEAFFRKNDFFGLGEKNVMLFQQAMMPAFDATTAKCLLASKDALALSPNGHGGSLKALWTSGAIDDMKRRGVEQISYFQVDNPIVKTIDPLFIGLHAEAKADMSSKALTKRGPMEKVGNFAVVNGKMAVIEYTVMPDELATATREDGSLKFSAGSIAIHVIAVPFVERLNGGDGFGLPWNRADKKVPFVDTETGEEVKPAEPNAVKLETFVFDALPLTSASIILETKRDEEFAPIKNADEEGRIVADSPAESKQLQRARAAKWIEDAGGTAPSGNLELKATTAMDAADLKARVDAGEVELPAASTSGDVLV from the coding sequence ATGCCCACCCTCGCCGAACGCCACGAAGCCGCCGAACGAACCCTCCAGGAAGCCGGCCAGGGCCACGTGCTCGCCTTCTACGGCGACCTCGACGACGCGGGCAAGGAGCAGCTGCTCGGCCAGGTCGAGGGCATCGACTGGCCGGAGGTGGCGCGGCTGGTGGAGAGCCACGTGAAGCGGCGGCCCTCGGCCGACCTGCCCGACGACGTATCGGCCCCGGAGGTGTTCCCCGCCGACCCGCCGGCCGACCGCGAGCGGGCCTACGCCGACGCGCGAGCGGCCGGTGAGGAGCTGCTCCGCGGCGGCAAGGTGGCCGCCTTCTGCGTCGCCGGCGGCCAGGGGACGCGGCTGGGTTGGGACGCCCCCAAGGGCACCTTCCCCGCCACGCCCGTGCGCGGGCTCTCGCTCTTCGGCGTCTTCGCCGAGCAGCTGCTCCGCGTGAAGACGAGGTACGGCCAGCAGCCGCCGCTGTACGTGCTGACCTCCGGCGTCAACCACGCCGACACCGAGGCTTTCTTCCGCAAGAACGACTTCTTCGGTCTTGGCGAAAAGAACGTCATGCTCTTCCAGCAGGCGATGATGCCCGCCTTCGACGCGACCACGGCCAAGTGCCTGCTCGCGAGCAAGGATGCGCTTGCCCTCTCGCCCAACGGCCACGGCGGCTCGCTCAAGGCGCTCTGGACCAGCGGGGCGATCGACGACATGAAGCGTCGGGGCGTCGAGCAGATCAGCTACTTCCAGGTCGACAACCCGATCGTCAAGACGATCGACCCGCTGTTCATCGGTCTGCACGCCGAGGCGAAGGCCGACATGAGCAGCAAGGCCCTCACGAAGCGCGGCCCGATGGAGAAGGTCGGCAACTTCGCGGTGGTGAACGGGAAGATGGCCGTGATCGAGTACACGGTGATGCCCGACGAGCTGGCGACCGCCACGAGAGAGGACGGCTCGCTGAAGTTTTCCGCCGGGTCGATCGCCATCCACGTCATCGCCGTGCCGTTTGTCGAGCGGCTCAATGGTGGCGATGGCTTTGGCCTGCCCTGGAATCGTGCCGACAAGAAGGTGCCCTTCGTCGACACCGAAACCGGCGAGGAGGTGAAGCCTGCCGAGCCGAACGCCGTGAAGCTGGAGACCTTCGTCTTCGACGCGCTGCCGCTGACCTCCGCCTCGATCATCCTGGAGACGAAGCGCGACGAGGAGTTCGCCCCGATCAAGAACGCCGACGAAGAGGGCAGGATCGTTGCGGACTCGCCCGCCGAGAGCAAGCAGCTCCAGCGGGCCCGCGCCGCGAAGTGGATCGAAGACGCCGGCGGCACCGCTCCCTCGGGCAACCTGGAACTCAAAGCCACCACCGCCATGGACGCCGCCGACCTCAAAGCCCGCGTCGACGCCGGGGAAGTCGAGCTTCCAGCCGCCTCCACCAGCGGCGACGTGCTGGTCTGA
- a CDS encoding DUF389 domain-containing protein — MPLAVVVETPWQAAALAPWASRFAAALGGEPVLFVVTSAAKGKKKAEARRAAASAEKKKPASKAAKEAVADAAAAVKAKVEEAVEAADAGTDSGADATAAGSGGSPPADREPASPLEAAVRGAMEAAGFGVGEDAPTAEVAVVEVGPGGSADEPRAGLEDLLDALEAHATDFVLLAATESARGDDPLTTRVFRAARCAVVVLRPPPGRTAEREEGNPSPADAGGRVLVPTAGGPHAALALRLAKGLQRHPAADGFEGFSGVDALYVQKDVGYESRGLAQRKVRAAVRRALGGPLGIANGAEAAVGEVIRVGLGYPKALAEVVGEGRHGLVMVGAADRVQAKRALFGGLPDAILKDAGEGDRGVTIAVVRDAESVTDTAGRVARNMVRRYVPQLDREDRISLVERIEGPSRWSFDFVTLMVLSTSIATFGEMQDSTAVVIGAMLVAPLMTPLVGCGLAVVQGNNQLVRGSVRSVALGFLVAFGVALAMGLFIPFPGLTSEVLARGRPTLLDLGVAFISGVAAAYAVARPNLSGALPGVAIAAALVPPIAAAGLAFSAGDWRVGGGATLLFFVNVLAIILGAAIALLAVGVEGRHEHKSGGHWRPHAFGVLVMGCLILAVPLTWSLLQAMPPEGLPPRVESNLAEVLAGDGNAQLISAEGPFPRDGGGLRVEVRRRASAPPRTGLADELAAELAEHYGDSVTVNVTTELTQASGQSATAD; from the coding sequence ATGCCGCTCGCCGTCGTCGTTGAAACCCCGTGGCAGGCCGCCGCGCTGGCCCCCTGGGCGTCGCGGTTCGCGGCGGCCCTCGGTGGCGAGCCGGTGCTGTTCGTGGTGACCTCGGCGGCGAAGGGCAAGAAGAAGGCGGAGGCCCGCAGAGCCGCCGCGAGCGCCGAGAAGAAGAAGCCGGCTTCGAAGGCCGCGAAGGAGGCGGTGGCCGACGCCGCGGCCGCGGTCAAGGCGAAGGTGGAGGAAGCGGTGGAGGCGGCGGACGCCGGGACCGACTCCGGTGCGGACGCGACGGCGGCCGGATCCGGAGGTTCTCCGCCCGCGGACCGCGAGCCGGCCAGCCCGCTGGAGGCCGCGGTCCGCGGCGCCATGGAGGCGGCCGGCTTCGGCGTCGGCGAGGACGCCCCGACCGCGGAGGTGGCGGTCGTGGAGGTCGGGCCCGGCGGGTCCGCGGACGAGCCGCGGGCCGGGCTGGAGGACCTGCTCGACGCGCTGGAGGCGCACGCGACGGACTTCGTGCTGCTCGCCGCGACGGAATCGGCCCGCGGCGACGACCCGCTCACCACGCGGGTGTTCCGGGCGGCCCGCTGCGCGGTCGTGGTCCTCCGCCCGCCGCCGGGCCGGACCGCCGAGCGCGAGGAGGGCAATCCCTCCCCCGCCGACGCCGGCGGCCGCGTGCTGGTGCCGACCGCCGGCGGCCCGCACGCGGCGCTCGCCCTGCGCCTGGCCAAGGGCTTGCAGCGGCACCCCGCCGCCGACGGGTTCGAGGGCTTCAGCGGCGTCGACGCGCTCTACGTCCAGAAGGATGTCGGCTACGAATCGCGTGGCCTCGCCCAGCGGAAGGTCCGCGCCGCGGTCCGCCGGGCGCTCGGCGGTCCGCTGGGCATCGCCAACGGCGCCGAGGCCGCCGTCGGCGAGGTCATCCGCGTGGGGCTCGGCTACCCCAAGGCGCTCGCGGAGGTGGTGGGCGAGGGCCGCCACGGGCTGGTGATGGTCGGCGCCGCCGACCGCGTCCAGGCCAAGCGTGCCCTCTTCGGCGGCTTGCCCGACGCGATCCTCAAGGACGCCGGCGAGGGCGACCGCGGCGTGACGATCGCGGTCGTCCGCGACGCGGAGTCGGTGACCGACACCGCCGGCCGCGTGGCGCGCAACATGGTCCGCCGCTACGTGCCGCAGCTGGACCGCGAGGACCGCATCTCGCTGGTCGAACGCATCGAGGGGCCGAGCCGGTGGAGCTTCGATTTCGTCACGCTGATGGTGCTGTCGACCTCCATCGCCACCTTCGGGGAGATGCAGGATTCCACGGCCGTGGTGATCGGCGCCATGCTCGTCGCCCCGCTGATGACGCCGCTGGTCGGCTGCGGCCTCGCGGTGGTCCAGGGCAACAACCAGCTGGTCCGCGGCTCGGTCCGTTCGGTCGCGCTGGGCTTCCTGGTGGCCTTCGGGGTGGCGCTCGCGATGGGCTTGTTCATCCCCTTCCCGGGGCTCACCAGCGAGGTGCTGGCCCGCGGCCGGCCCACGCTGCTGGACCTGGGCGTGGCCTTCATCTCCGGCGTGGCCGCGGCGTACGCGGTGGCCCGGCCGAACCTCTCCGGAGCGCTGCCCGGGGTGGCGATCGCCGCCGCGTTGGTCCCGCCGATCGCCGCCGCCGGGCTGGCGTTCTCCGCCGGCGACTGGAGGGTGGGCGGCGGGGCGACGCTGCTGTTCTTCGTCAACGTGCTGGCGATCATCCTCGGTGCCGCCATCGCGCTGCTCGCGGTGGGCGTGGAGGGCCGCCACGAGCACAAGAGCGGCGGCCACTGGCGGCCGCACGCCTTCGGCGTCCTGGTCATGGGCTGCCTGATCCTCGCGGTGCCGCTGACGTGGTCGCTGCTGCAGGCGATGCCGCCGGAGGGCCTGCCGCCGCGGGTGGAGTCGAACCTGGCGGAGGTGCTCGCGGGCGACGGCAACGCGCAGCTGATCTCCGCCGAGGGCCCGTTCCCCCGCGACGGCGGCGGGCTGCGGGTGGAGGTCCGCCGCCGCGCCTCCGCCCCGCCGCGGACCGGCCTCGCCGACGAGCTCGCCGCGGAGCTGGCGGAGCACTACGGCGACAGCGTCACGGTGAACGTGACGACGGAGCTGACGCAGGCGAGCGGGCAGAGCGCGACCGCGGACTGA
- a CDS encoding SCO family protein produces MIGRRLLQGTGLACLLAAGGLLVMGRPGARPTPPAGFGEAAEGELPDFGPAPPFKLTDQAGEPFDSASLRGEVWVADFVFTRCVLVCPVLSRVMARLQEATVQAGVADGTRLVSLSVDPEHDTPAVLAAYADRHGADPTRWHFLTGERDEVWSVVRDGFKLLVSPTPEDAVNPIAHTPRLVLVDRTGSIRGLYDGTVPEDVEALERDLLRLASG; encoded by the coding sequence ATGATCGGCCGCCGCCTCCTGCAAGGCACCGGGCTGGCGTGCCTGCTGGCCGCGGGCGGGCTGCTCGTGATGGGCCGTCCGGGCGCCCGACCCACGCCACCGGCGGGCTTCGGCGAAGCGGCCGAAGGCGAGCTGCCCGACTTCGGCCCCGCCCCGCCGTTCAAACTGACCGATCAGGCCGGCGAGCCCTTCGACAGCGCCTCGCTCCGGGGCGAGGTCTGGGTTGCGGACTTCGTCTTCACCCGCTGCGTCCTGGTGTGCCCGGTGCTGTCGCGCGTGATGGCCCGGCTGCAGGAGGCGACGGTCCAAGCCGGCGTCGCCGACGGCACCCGCCTGGTCAGCCTGAGCGTCGACCCCGAGCACGACACCCCCGCCGTGCTCGCCGCTTACGCCGACCGCCACGGCGCCGACCCCACCCGCTGGCACTTCCTCACCGGCGAGCGGGACGAGGTGTGGTCGGTCGTCCGCGACGGCTTCAAGCTGCTGGTCTCGCCCACCCCCGAAGACGCCGTGAACCCGATCGCCCACACGCCGCGGCTCGTGCTCGTGGACCGGACCGGGAGCATCCGCGGCCTCTACGACGGGACGGTGCCGGAGGACGTGGAGGCGCTCGAGCGGGACCTGCTGCGTCTGGCGTCGGGATGA
- a CDS encoding chlorite dismutase family protein: MPELDEVGGGGARSARRLFVQLLVFTGAADTAPLAASLAEAGHEAVLYADVNDPRGVGLLTCSEDPGFFPTTLRALLASPPWSSLTPRPAFTMFGRTYAIGYERDLDDTLLHKPRRHAWQPAWPWAIWYPLRRAGAFAALPEAEQRAMLKEHGELGMGFAQDDAAHDVRLACHGLDAADSDFVIGLMGPDLSPLSKLVQAMRKTKQTSLYLERLGPFFVGHAVSMVGGVAAPGERAREQQIV; encoded by the coding sequence GTGCCCGAGCTCGACGAGGTCGGCGGCGGGGGCGCACGATCCGCCCGGCGGCTGTTCGTGCAGCTGCTCGTGTTCACCGGCGCCGCGGACACGGCGCCGCTGGCCGCTTCGCTCGCGGAAGCGGGCCACGAGGCCGTGCTCTACGCCGACGTCAACGATCCACGCGGCGTCGGGCTGCTCACCTGCAGCGAGGACCCCGGCTTCTTCCCGACGACGCTGCGGGCGCTGCTGGCCTCGCCGCCCTGGTCGTCGCTGACCCCGCGGCCCGCGTTCACCATGTTCGGACGGACGTACGCGATCGGCTACGAGCGCGACCTCGACGACACGCTGCTGCACAAGCCGCGGCGGCACGCCTGGCAGCCGGCCTGGCCGTGGGCGATCTGGTACCCCCTGCGACGCGCCGGCGCCTTCGCCGCGCTCCCCGAGGCCGAGCAGCGGGCGATGCTCAAGGAGCACGGCGAGCTGGGCATGGGCTTCGCGCAAGACGACGCCGCCCACGACGTCCGCCTCGCCTGCCACGGCCTCGACGCCGCGGACAGCGACTTCGTGATCGGGTTGATGGGCCCGGACCTCTCGCCGCTCTCGAAGCTCGTGCAGGCCATGCGCAAGACGAAGCAGACGAGCCTCTACCTCGAGCGGCTCGGTCCCTTCTTCGTCGGGCACGCGGTGTCGATGGTGGGGGGCGTGGCGGCGCCGGGCGAGCGGGCGAGAGAACAACAGATCGTGTGA
- a CDS encoding HPF/RaiA family ribosome-associated protein translates to MQIQINFGDVDASDALKTRVNEQVEKAMARVSHGITRVEVHLRDDNAGKHGNDDKRAVMEARPEGHRPITVDSKGEDLYKVIDEAAAKLGRAVKSHLDRISER, encoded by the coding sequence ATGCAGATCCAGATCAACTTCGGCGACGTCGACGCTTCCGACGCCCTCAAGACGCGCGTCAACGAGCAGGTCGAGAAAGCCATGGCTCGCGTCAGCCACGGCATCACCCGCGTCGAGGTCCACCTCCGCGACGACAACGCCGGCAAGCACGGCAACGACGACAAGCGGGCGGTCATGGAAGCGCGTCCCGAGGGCCACCGGCCGATCACCGTCGACAGCAAGGGTGAGGACCTCTACAAGGTGATCGACGAGGCGGCGGCGAAGCTGGGGCGGGCGGTGAAGAGCCACCTCGACCGGATCTCGGAGCGCTGA